One Geothermobacter hydrogeniphilus genomic window, AGGCCGGGGCAATTTAGCGTCGCCGTCTCCCGCGCCTTCGTCAAGCTTGGCCTCTTCCGCGATGATATCCTTGCAGAGGTCGATACATTCATCGCAGATATAGACCGCGGGACCGGCAATCAGTTTCTTTACTTCGTCCTGAGCTTTTCCACAGAAGGAACAGCTCAACTCGCTGGACTGATCATCTCTTTGGCTCACACATCACCTTCCCGGGATGAAAAGGGGTCACCCCTTCCTGGTAACTATATCGTCCAGAATACCATACTCTTTAGCCATGACACCACTCATGAAAAAATCGCGCTCGGTGTCAACGGCGATCTGCTCCAAGTTCTGACCGGTATGGTCGGCCAGGATCTGGTTGAGCTGGTCACGCATCTTCAGAATTTCCTCGGCGTGGATCTTGATATCCGATGCCTGCCCCTGGAACCCACCGAGGGGCTGATGAATCATGATCCTGGCGTTGGGCAGAGCATAGCGCTTGCCCTTCTCACCGGCCGCCAGCAGGACAGCTCCCATGCTGGCCGCCTGGCCGACACAGATGGTCGATACCGGGGCCTTGACATGTTGCATGGTGTCGTAGATGGCCAGACCACCGGTCACGACACCGCCCGGCGAATTGATATACAGATGGATATCCTTGTCCGGGTCTTCCGATTCGAGGAAGAGCAACTGGGCAATCACCAAGTTGGCGACATTGTCGTCAATCGGACCACCGAGAAAGATAATGCGGTCCTTCAGCAACCGGGAATAAATATCATAAGCCCGCTCGCCACGACCGGTCTGCTCAACCACCATCGGTATCAGGGTCATGATCTACACCTCCGCCGGGGATTCGGATTCTTCAGCCGGCTGGTTTTCCGCCAACTGATCCTTGCTCACTTCGGTCACGGTCGCCTTTTCCAGAAGAAAGGCAATGGTCTTTTCTTCAACGATCTGGGACTTCAGTGAACTCCGGGCCTCATCGTTGTCGTAATACTTCTTGACCGCATCCAGGGAAGCGTTGGCCATGGCGGCAATCTCTTCGAGCTTACCGTCAATTTCTCCATCCTCAACCGCAATCTCTTCCTGGCGGGCAATCGCTTCAAGAATCAGGCTGCCCTGAACCTGCCCGACAGCTGTCTCGCGGTACATGGCGGCGAAAGATTCTTCGTTCATGCCGAGCATTTCCAGGGACATGCCCTGCTGCTGCATACGATTGCGGATATTGTCGAGCATGTATTCCAGCTGCTGCTGAACCATGGCCTCCGGCACGTCAACCGGGTTACGCTCCACCAGGGCCTTGACCAGACGCTCGCGCAGTTCACTGTCGATCCGGCCGGTTTCCTGCTCACGATAGTTTTCAGCCAGCTTCTCCTTCAGCTCGGCGAGGCTGTCAACACCGTAGCCCTTGGCAAACTCGTCGTCGAGTTCAGGGACTTTCTTCTCCTTGATTTCGTGCAGCTTGACCTTGAAGACCGCCGGCCTTCCGGCCAGATCCTTGTTGCCGTACTCTTCCGGAAAACTGACCTCGATCTCTTTTTCCTCGTCCCGCTTCATGCCGACCACCTGCTCCTCGAACCCGGGAATGAACGATCCCGATCCGAGTTCCAGAACATGCCCCTCGGCCGTGCCGCCCTCGAAAGCCTCACCGTCGACAAAGCCTTGAAAATCGATGGTCACGAAGTCACCCTCGCGGGCTTTTTTACGCTTGCTGACCTCCATCGACGAACGGGATTTCTGCATCTCTTCGAGACGATGGTCCAGCAGCTCCTGGTCGAGAGCAAAGATCTCCTTCTCCAGTTGCAGGCCGGTATAGTCACAGGCGGTTACCTCTGGCTTGACCTCTACCTCGGCAACGTAAGTGAAGGGGGTTCCCTTGGCAATCTCACCCGACTCGATGATCTCCGGGTTGCCAACCGCCGGTAACTGATGATCGACCAGGGCCTTGAAATAACTGTCGTTGATCAGCCGGGTCAGCACCTTCTCGCGCATCTGCGGCGCGTAGTACTGCTCCAGCACCTTAGGCGGCACCTTGCCCTTGCGAAATCCCTTGACCTTGGCGGTCCTGGCAATCTCTCCGTACGCACGGCGGATTTCCTCACCGACCTGGTCGGCATTCAATTCAAAGGACAGTTTCTTGCGGATACTGCTGACTTCTTCGACCTTGACATTCATCTGATCACCTCTATTGAAATAGACTGACTCGGCTCCAGAACAAAAAGTCCGCAACCCGGCAAACGGGCTGCGGAAGCGCCCGCCGACACGCGGCTGCTCACAGGCGACAGGGGGGATGGTGCGAGAGGGGGGACTCGAACCCCCACGGTTGCCCGCTGGATCCTAAATCCAGTGCGTCTGCCAATTCCGCCACTCTCGCGAAACCGACCTTGTTCCTGACCTCTTAAAATAAGAAAGCCCACCCCTCTCCGCAGTCCCCCGCGGACTGTGCCGCGTATGTTCGTTACGGTTTCCGGGCGGGCTATCGATGTTGAAATGGGGTGAGTGAAGGGATTTGAACCCTCGACAACTGGAGCCACAATCCAGCGCTCTACCAACTGAGCTACACCCACCACAAGCGAGGGGGAATACTACCCAAAAGCAGATTGGCTGTCAAACCTAAAAAAACGTCTTCCAGCACGAATAAAAGTGGCACGCCAGGAAGGACTCGAACCCTCGACCCACGGCTTAGAAGGCCGTTGCTCTATCCAGCTGAGCTACTGGCGCTGACAACTATGGTCGGGGAGACAGGATTCGAACCTGCGACATCGAGTTCCCAAAACTCGCGCGCTACCAGACTGCGCCACTCCCCGATATGTATCCCTGACCTGTCGGCAATGCCGCTTCAGAAGAAGCCCTGCTTTTCCTCAACAGTCGACAGTATATTCCAACGGAGGCGGTTTTTACCATGCCCGGGCAAGCATTGCAAGACCCTGATCACCAGAACCGGAAAATCAGTTAACCGGCAGGATCGTCACGACCCTGGTAAATTCCCCGTTCCTGCTTTCGATACGGATATCACCACCATGGTCCTGCATGATCCGGCAACTGATGGAAAGCCCCAACCCGGCTCCCTCTTTTCCCGGTTTTGTCGTGAAAAAGGGGGCTAACACCCGCTCCAGATCCTGATCCGCAATCCCGATCCCCTGATCATAAAAAATCGTCGCAAGGCACGAATCATCCTGAAGTTGACAACTTATCTGCAGCCGCTTCTCCGCGCAGGGGTGAAGATATTTCTGATTCAGGGCATAACGTGCATTATTGATCAGATTGAGATAAACCTGCTGAATCTGTTGCGGAACAACCCGCACCAGCGGCAATGTCTCAGGTATGTCCAGGTCCAGACAAATACCGTCTTTCTGCAATTGGGTCCGAACCAGGACCAGTGTGTCTTCGAGAATATCATGAATCCGGATCGTTTTCCTCTCCGCGGCTCCGCTCCGTGAAAAAGAGAGCAGACCGGCAACAATGGTTGCCACCCGGTCGCTTTCCTTCAATATCCTTCCCGCGATATCACACCATTTTTCCTCATGAACCAGGGCGTTCTTCAGGATCTGGGCATAGTTGATGATCCCGTTGATCGGGTTGTTGATCTCATGGGCAACACTGGCCGCCAATTCTCCGAGAGAGGCCAACTGAGCGGCCCGAATGGACTCTTCACGCAACCGGACCCGTTCGGTCACATCGGTCATGGAGACCAGGACCGCCGGGCGGCCCTGCCATTCGATCCGGACAGCCCGGTTTTCAACCCAGCCACGACTGCCGTCACGACGGACACCCTCAAAAACATAACTCTCCGGCAGGTTTTTCCCGGACAACCGGTCCTGGAGATAAGCATGCAAACGGGTGTGTTCGTGGGGGGCGATAAAATTATCAATCCACCCCATAGCAAGCAACTCCTCAGCCGTATCGCACCCGACAATTTCGGCCGCGGCCCGATTGGCAAACAGAATCCTGTCCTCCGCAACAATCAACAATCCCTGCAGAACACTTTCCACAATGGTCCGCAGCTGCTGCTCCTTGACAACCAGATCCTGCTCGGCCTTCTCCTTCAGCGCCAACATCTGCTGAAGGTTTCTGTTGACCCGGTCCAGGGCAACCGTTCTATGAGTAACCGCGTGCCGCAACCGCCAGTTGAACAGCAACAACAGCAGAAGAATGGCAAAAAAAACTCCGGAAACCGGAGCCAGCCAACCGGGAAACCCGCCGCCGGGACGATCAGGATGATACAGAAACATCCCCAGGTCCAGCCTCCCGGGTAGCATGCCGGCGTCGGAAAAAACCTGGGCGATATGTTGCCATCGACTCGGGTTCATGTGCCCGATTTCAACCAGGTCCGGCAGAATCAGCCGTCGCATCTGTTCTGCTTCATTCAGCAGTTGCCCGCGATTCAGCCGTCCGGGATAGCGCCGCAGGATCAGTTCGACAATCTCCCCGGGATGTTGCATGGCATAGTCCCAACCCTTGAGGCTGGCACGGCGGAAAGCAGCCACCTGCTGCGGATGGTCTTCAAGCTCATGACGGCTGGTAAACAGGGTATCACCGTAGAAATTGATCCCGTAATGGCTGGGACGGATCACCACCGGCCGAACATTCCGTTGTTCAAGATAGAACGGCAGGTCGGTGAGATAGCCGGCCATCGCCGCAACCCGACCGCTGACCAGGTCCTCCGGATTTCCGGAGTGCGGCAGCAACTGGAACTGGAACTGGTTGAGATTGAACCCTTCGGCGCGCAGCATGGCGACAAGTTCCGGCTCGGTGGTAGGGGAAAGCATCACCGGCTTCCCGGCCAGGTCGGCCAGTGAATTGATGCCGGAATCCTCACGGGCGATCAGAGCCAGCGGTGACTGCTGGAAGACAACGGCCAGGGCCACCAGGGGCGCCCCCCCGGCACAGGCGAGCAATGCGGTTGAATTATGCACCATGTACTGAGCCCTGCCGCTGACCAGTTCCTGCACGATATCCTGACCGGGAGAGCCTTCCCGGACCTCGACCCGCAACCCTTCCGCACGATAAAACCCCTTGGCCATGGCAGCATAGTAACCGGCGAATTGAAACTGGTGCCGCCACTTGAGCTGCAGAACCACCGTCTCCGGTTCTGCCGCGTGAAGCGTTCCCAGACAGAACGGGACGGACAAAACACACGGGATGAGTATTTTGAAAAAGGCGTTCAGCAGAGACATCGAAAGGGCCCCGGCAAATGGACATCAATCTCAACCTGAATACGGTCACAGTGGAACATATGAAGCCAAAATAGCATGAACTCCGGGGCCACCCCAACACCTAAACCATCAGCAGAAAAACTCATCATCATCCAATCTTCCCCGGCTGCGGCACAGCTCATGCGGGCAAACGATTTTCCTATTGCAAAGCGGACTCAATTGGTTATTCTCAAGAGTATTATGTTGAAGCTATTGGAAAAACTCGGTTATGAGAGTCTGTACCTGCTTGAAGTCACCGGTCGAATGGGCATTTTCCTGTTCTCCTGCCTCGGCCGGGTCCTGGCGCCACCCTACAAGCTGAATCCGGTCATCAGACAGATTCATTTCATCGGTAGCCGGTCCGTCTTTGTCATCCTCTTCACCGGAACTTTCACCGGCATGGTCCTGGCTCTGCAGGGTTATTACACGCTGCGCAAGTTCGGTTCCGAAGGCCTGCTGGGTTCCGCCGTCGCCCTCTCCCTGCTGCGCGAACTCGGACCGGTCCTGACGGCGCTGATGGTCATCGGCCGGGCCGGGTCGGCGATCACCGCCGAGGTCGGCATCATGCGCAACTCGGAGCAGATCGATGCCCTTGAATGCATGGCTATCGACCCCTACAAGTACCTGATCGCTCCCAAATTCGTCGCCGGCCTGATCGCCATGCCGCTGCTGACCTTCATCTTTGACGTGGTCGGCATCTTCGGCGGCTGGGCGGTCGGGGTCGGCCTGCTCGACATCAACCAGGGAACATTTTTCCAGTCCATGTATAAAGCGGTCGCCTGGCAGGACATCAATATGGGTATCATCAAGGCGCTGATTTTCGGACTGCTGATGATCTGGATCTGTTCGGTCAAGGGTTATTTCCTGCACCTCGACCGTTCAGGGGGATTCGGCGCCGAGGGAGTCAGCCGCACCACAACCTCCGCGGTGGTACTGTCATCGGTATCGATCCTGGTCTGGGATTACCTGATCAGCGCCATCATGCTCTGATCTTCGACAGGTTCATTGCTCTTCAATCCCGGAACACGGACATGGATTCAGAAATTATCATCGAACTGATCAATGTTGAAAAATCCTTCGGCAGCCAGAAGGTTCTCGACCGGGTCAACCTGCAGGTCCGCCGCGGGACAACCCTGGTCATCGTCGGCGCCTCCGGACAGGGGAAAAGCGTCATTCTCAAGCACATGCTCGGCCTGGTCAGACCCGATGCCGGGCAGGTCAAGGTCTTCGGCAAGGACATTGCCAACTGCAGCAAATCCGAACTGAAAGAGGTCCGGAAAAGCTTCGGGGTTCTTTTTCAGAATGTCGCCCTGTTCGATTCGATGACCGTCTATGACAACATCGCCCTGCCCCTACGGGAGAGAACCCACCTCTCCGAAGCCGAAATCCGGGCCAACGTCGAGGAGAAGCTCGCCATGATGGACCTCGACAAGGCTGGAAACAAATTCCCGGCCCAGATCAGCGGCGGCATGCAGAAACGGGTCGGCCTCGCCCGAGCGCTGGTCCTCGACCCGAGCATTGTGTTTTTCGATGAGCCGACCACCGGGCTCGATGTCAACAAGAGCAACGAAATCTACCGCCTGTTTTACAAAACCCAGGCCCAGCTCGGGTATACCGCCGTCATTGTCAGTCATGACGTGCCCAAGATCTTCAAACTCTCCGACCACGTGGCGCTGCTGGCCAACAAGCAGATCCAGGGTTGCCTGACTCCGGAAGAATTTCAGCTTTCGGACAACCCCCACATCCGCAGCTTCGTTGAAACGACCATGGGGCCGATATATTCAAGTGAACGGGAGGAATCGAGTTTTTATGAAAAAATTTAATATCGAAATAGCCGTCGGCCTTTTCCTGGTCCTGAGCTTCCTCTGCTTTGCCTATATTTCTATTAAACTGGGCAATCTCAACCTGTTCGGCAACCCGACCTATCAGGTGGTCGCCCGTTTCGAGTCGATTTCCGGCCTCAAGGTCGGCGCCAACATCGAAATCGCCGGCGTCAAGGTCGGCCGGGTGGCCGCCATCCATCTCGACCAGGATGATTACGAGGCGGTGGTGAATCTTGAGATCAACAACAAGACCAGAATCCAGGAAGACAGCATCGCCTCGA contains:
- a CDS encoding ABC transporter substrate-binding protein, whose translation is MVLQLKWRHQFQFAGYYAAMAKGFYRAEGLRVEVREGSPGQDIVQELVSGRAQYMVHNSTALLACAGGAPLVALAVVFQQSPLALIAREDSGINSLADLAGKPVMLSPTTEPELVAMLRAEGFNLNQFQFQLLPHSGNPEDLVSGRVAAMAGYLTDLPFYLEQRNVRPVVIRPSHYGINFYGDTLFTSRHELEDHPQQVAAFRRASLKGWDYAMQHPGEIVELILRRYPGRLNRGQLLNEAEQMRRLILPDLVEIGHMNPSRWQHIAQVFSDAGMLPGRLDLGMFLYHPDRPGGGFPGWLAPVSGVFFAILLLLLLFNWRLRHAVTHRTVALDRVNRNLQQMLALKEKAEQDLVVKEQQLRTIVESVLQGLLIVAEDRILFANRAAAEIVGCDTAEELLAMGWIDNFIAPHEHTRLHAYLQDRLSGKNLPESYVFEGVRRDGSRGWVENRAVRIEWQGRPAVLVSMTDVTERVRLREESIRAAQLASLGELAASVAHEINNPINGIINYAQILKNALVHEEKWCDIAGRILKESDRVATIVAGLLSFSRSGAAERKTIRIHDILEDTLVLVRTQLQKDGICLDLDIPETLPLVRVVPQQIQQVYLNLINNARYALNQKYLHPCAEKRLQISCQLQDDSCLATIFYDQGIGIADQDLERVLAPFFTTKPGKEGAGLGLSISCRIMQDHGGDIRIESRNGEFTRVVTILPVN
- a CDS encoding MlaE family ABC transporter permease, with product MLKLLEKLGYESLYLLEVTGRMGIFLFSCLGRVLAPPYKLNPVIRQIHFIGSRSVFVILFTGTFTGMVLALQGYYTLRKFGSEGLLGSAVALSLLRELGPVLTALMVIGRAGSAITAEVGIMRNSEQIDALECMAIDPYKYLIAPKFVAGLIAMPLLTFIFDVVGIFGGWAVGVGLLDINQGTFFQSMYKAVAWQDINMGIIKALIFGLLMIWICSVKGYFLHLDRSGGFGAEGVSRTTTSAVVLSSVSILVWDYLISAIML
- the mlaD gene encoding outer membrane lipid asymmetry maintenance protein MlaD; this encodes MKKFNIEIAVGLFLVLSFLCFAYISIKLGNLNLFGNPTYQVVARFESISGLKVGANIEIAGVKVGRVAAIHLDQDDYEAVVNLEINNKTRIQEDSIASIRSAGIIGDKYVSISPGGSDDYLKAGDEITETESAINIEELISKYIFEKD
- the clpP gene encoding ATP-dependent Clp endopeptidase proteolytic subunit ClpP, producing the protein MTLIPMVVEQTGRGERAYDIYSRLLKDRIIFLGGPIDDNVANLVIAQLLFLESEDPDKDIHLYINSPGGVVTGGLAIYDTMQHVKAPVSTICVGQAASMGAVLLAAGEKGKRYALPNARIMIHQPLGGFQGQASDIKIHAEEILKMRDQLNQILADHTGQNLEQIAVDTERDFFMSGVMAKEYGILDDIVTRKG
- a CDS encoding ABC transporter ATP-binding protein, with the translated sequence MDSEIIIELINVEKSFGSQKVLDRVNLQVRRGTTLVIVGASGQGKSVILKHMLGLVRPDAGQVKVFGKDIANCSKSELKEVRKSFGVLFQNVALFDSMTVYDNIALPLRERTHLSEAEIRANVEEKLAMMDLDKAGNKFPAQISGGMQKRVGLARALVLDPSIVFFDEPTTGLDVNKSNEIYRLFYKTQAQLGYTAVIVSHDVPKIFKLSDHVALLANKQIQGCLTPEEFQLSDNPHIRSFVETTMGPIYSSEREESSFYEKI
- the tig gene encoding trigger factor → MNVKVEEVSSIRKKLSFELNADQVGEEIRRAYGEIARTAKVKGFRKGKVPPKVLEQYYAPQMREKVLTRLINDSYFKALVDHQLPAVGNPEIIESGEIAKGTPFTYVAEVEVKPEVTACDYTGLQLEKEIFALDQELLDHRLEEMQKSRSSMEVSKRKKAREGDFVTIDFQGFVDGEAFEGGTAEGHVLELGSGSFIPGFEEQVVGMKRDEEKEIEVSFPEEYGNKDLAGRPAVFKVKLHEIKEKKVPELDDEFAKGYGVDSLAELKEKLAENYREQETGRIDSELRERLVKALVERNPVDVPEAMVQQQLEYMLDNIRNRMQQQGMSLEMLGMNEESFAAMYRETAVGQVQGSLILEAIARQEEIAVEDGEIDGKLEEIAAMANASLDAVKKYYDNDEARSSLKSQIVEEKTIAFLLEKATVTEVSKDQLAENQPAEESESPAEV